One segment of Alnus glutinosa chromosome 2, dhAlnGlut1.1, whole genome shotgun sequence DNA contains the following:
- the LOC133861205 gene encoding LOW QUALITY PROTEIN: protein DETOXIFICATION 40-like (The sequence of the model RefSeq protein was modified relative to this genomic sequence to represent the inferred CDS: inserted 1 base in 1 codon), translating to MGSAVETLCGQAYGAQKYEMLGVYLQRSTVLLTLVGVLLSIIYIFSKPILIFLGQSPEIASAAAVFVYGLIPQXFPYAVNFPIQKFLQAQSIVTPSAYISAATLVIHLLLTWVAVYKIRLGLLGASLVLSFSWWIIVAAQFVYIVKSERCKNTWRGFSIQAFSGLGGFFRLSVASAVMLCLETWYFQILVLLAGLLQNPELALDSLSICTTISGWIFMISVGFNAAASVRVSNELGARNPKSAAFSVVVVTVISFIISVIAALIVLASRDVISYAFTEGEVVATVSDLCPLLALTLVLNGVQPVLSGVAVGCGWQAFVAYVNIACYYGVGVPLGSLFGFYFKLGAKGIWLGMIGGTVAQTLILMWITFRTDWNKEVEEATKRLNKWGGQEGTTLKN from the exons ATGGGGAGTGCGGTGGAGACTCTATGTGGGCAGGCATATGGAGCCCAAAAGTACGAAATGCTAGGCGTATATTTGCAAAGATCAACCGTTCTCCTCACTTTAGTGGGTGTCCTCCTCAGCATCATATACATCTTCTCCAAGCCCATCCTGATATTTCTCGGCCAGTCGCCGGAAATTGCTTCTGCCGCCGCAGTTTTCGTCTACGGCCTAATCCCGC ACTTCCCATACGCAGTAAACTTCCCCATCCAAAAATTTCTCCAGGCTCAAAGCATAGTGACGCCAAGCGCATATATATCAGCAGCCACGCTAGTCATACACCTTTTGCTAACCTGGGTGGCAGTTTATAAGATCCGGCTTGGCTTGTTGGGCGCATCGTTGGTGCTGAGCTTTTCATGGTGGATTATAGTGGCGGCACAGTTTGTGTATATAGTGAAAAGTGAGAGGTGTAAGAACACGTGGAGAGGGTTCTCTATCCAAGCTTTCTCGGGCTTGGGAGGGTTCTTCAGGTTGTCTGTGGCATCTGCTGTGATGCTTTGCCTGGAGACGTGGTACTTTCAGATTCTTGTTCTGCTGGCTGGTTTGCTACAGAACCCTGAGCTGGCTCTGGATTCTCTATCCATTTG CACAACAATATCTGGATGGATTTTCATGATCTCGGTTGGATTCAACGCAGCTGCAAG TGTGAGAGTGAGCAATGAGCTTGGAGCAAGAAATCCAAAGTCGGCAGCATTTTCTGTGGTGGTGGTGACAGTGATCTCTTTCATTATCTCTGTCATCGCAGCGTTAATTGTGCTTGCTTCGCGCGATGTCATAAGCTATGCCTTTACTGAAGGTGAAGTTGTGGCCACTGTCTCAGATCTCTGCCCACTTCTAGCCCTCACCCTCGTCCTCAATGGAGTTCAACCTGTCTTATCAG GTGTAGCTGTTGGGTGTGGATGGCAAGCTTTTGTTGCGTACGTAAATATTGCATGTTATTACGGGGTTGGAGTACCCTTGGGTTCACTTTTCGGGTTTTACTTCAAACTTGGTGCTAAG GGGATATGGCTGGGAATGATTGGTGGCACGGTGGCGCAAACTCTCATTTTGATGTGGATAACGTTTCGGACGGACTGGAATAAAgag GTGGAAGAAGCTACCAAAAGGTTGAACAAGTGGGGAGGACAAGAAGGAACCACTTTGAAGAACTGA